The Prochlorococcus marinus XMU1404 region AAGATTCAAAGAAGGTTTATGTAACTCAAGATGCTATAAGTCATTTAATTAAATTTTCTGGCGGTGATGCAAGAACATTAATCAATGCGCTAGAGATGGCCATAGAAACAACTTCTGAAAATGATGCTAAAGAAATCAACATTAATCTCTCAATAGCAGAGGATGCAATTCAAAAGAAAAATATTGTTTACGATAAAAATGGTCAAAACCATTACGATGTAATAAGTGCCTTTATCAAGTCCATAAGAGGTTCTGATCCAGATGCAACTTTATTATGGCTTGCGAATATGCTGGAGGCTGGTGAAGATCCTAATTTTATTTTTAGAAGACTACTTATATCTGCCAGCGAAGATATTGGAATAGCTGATCCTAATGCCATAGTAATTGTACAATCCTGTTGTGATGCTTTTGATAGAGTTGGTTTTCCAGAAGGATTATATTTTTTAACGCAGGCTTCTTTATATTTAGCTTTGTCTCCAAAAAGTAATAGTACGAAAAGTATTTTCAAAGCAATTGAAACAATCAAATCTACCAATACTTTTGAAGTCCCACATCATTTAAAAAATAATTCTAATACTTATGTCAATCCTCATAATTATCCAGGTAATTTGGTTGGACAAGAATATCTTCCTGAATCTGTAAAAGGTTTAAAAATATGGGAACCAAATAATAATGGGTGGGAGAAAATTAAATATGAAGAACTACTTAGAAGAAAAGAAAACTAAAAACTTTTTGAACAACAAATCATCTCAGGACTCAAGGAATTTTTTTCTTCGTAAGCTAAAGCAATAGTCCATTTATGGAAATTAATTATTGAATAATTTAAATGTATGTTTCTCCTCTGATGTATTAACTCTTTTGACTTTTCGAAATATTCCCAATGTTTTATGTCTTTTGATATTTTTCCGTGATCCCATTTAATTGCTGCTTCAACTGCACACCATTGATTTAATATCATTGTCTTTGTCAATTTGTTTATATAAGATGATTTATTTGTATAAAGAAAATATTTTTCTGCAATCTTTATATGGTTAAAGTTTCTATCTGTTCTTTCAATATCAATCCCTATTTTTTCTTTATGCCAGACTATTAATACAGCATCCTTGCAATGACTTAAACTTATATTCCCCATGCCTGGAGGCAAGCTTGGAGGTTCTCCAGGCTGAGCATTTAAAGGAATTTTTATAGGATCTAAATCAAAAAGTGTTGATAGTGATTGTCTTAAATAAGCTCTTGTTTCTAAAAAAACCTTTGATCTTAAATCTGATAGTTTTTTAGCAGTTTTAATTTCTTCTTCCGTTACGACATCTTGTACACCTTTAATCTCATAAAACCAAATTTTTGGTATTTTATATTTATACTCATTTAATAATTTCAATGGATCTTAAGGTCGGCGACAAAGCACCAGAATTTAAATTAAAAGATTCTTTTGAGAAAGAAGTTTCTCTTAATGATTTTAAAGGTAAAAGAATAATACTATATTTTTATCCAAAAGATAACACTCCAGGGTGTACTAAAGAAGCTTGCAATTTTAAGGAAAACTGGGATTTACTTCAGAAAAATAACATTGTTGTTCTTGGTATCAGTAAAGATAATGCAGCATCTCATCAGAAGTTTATAGAAAAATTTAAGTTACCTTTTATTCTTCTAACTGATCCTGAACCTTTTAAAGTGTCTTCTGACTACGAAAGCTATGGACTGAAGAAATTTATGGGAAAAGAATATATGGGAATGATGAGAAATACATTTTTAATTGATGCAGATGGCAACATAGAAAAAATTTACTTAAAGGTAAAAGCAGCAATAATGGCTGATCATATAATTGCAGATCTTGGATTAAAGTAATTGCTTTAGAGATAGGTAGTGTATGATCATTCCTTCCAAAACTAAATTAGGGGCGTAGATAATATTTTTTTTCTGAGTATTTATGAATTTTGTAAGTAATTGAGAGTCTCCTCCACAGGTTATCAAGATATCTTTTGATGGATTAAATGTACTATTGATGACTCCAGTGAGAGAGTTGATCACTCCTTTTAAAATTGCTTCTTCAGTATTAATTAAAAAATCTTTGGTTGGAATTTCATATTTCTGGGGAACTTTTAGATCTTTGGTATTTTGCTCCATTGATTTCAATTGTGTTAGAAAACCGGGAATAA contains the following coding sequences:
- a CDS encoding replication-associated recombination protein A; this translates as MHSENLFTNYSQIENNAPLADKLRPKNLEDFFGQQPILNENSLLRSAILNDKISNFIFSGPPGVGKTTLIEIISFNTRSKLIKLNAVLSSVKELRNEIANAKDRLINSKRKTILFIDEVHRFTSVQQDALLPSIENGTITFIGATTENPFFAVNKALVSRSRIFTLLPLVKSDLQKIIQKVITHYSKQKDSKKVYVTQDAISHLIKFSGGDARTLINALEMAIETTSENDAKEININLSIAEDAIQKKNIVYDKNGQNHYDVISAFIKSIRGSDPDATLLWLANMLEAGEDPNFIFRRLLISASEDIGIADPNAIVIVQSCCDAFDRVGFPEGLYFLTQASLYLALSPKSNSTKSIFKAIETIKSTNTFEVPHHLKNNSNTYVNPHNYPGNLVGQEYLPESVKGLKIWEPNNNGWEKIKYEELLRRKEN
- a CDS encoding 4'-phosphopantetheinyl transferase family protein, which encodes MKLLNEYKYKIPKIWFYEIKGVQDVVTEEEIKTAKKLSDLRSKVFLETRAYLRQSLSTLFDLDPIKIPLNAQPGEPPSLPPGMGNISLSHCKDAVLIVWHKEKIGIDIERTDRNFNHIKIAEKYFLYTNKSSYINKLTKTMILNQWCAVEAAIKWDHGKISKDIKHWEYFEKSKELIHQRRNIHLNYSIINFHKWTIALAYEEKNSLSPEMICCSKSF
- the bcp gene encoding thioredoxin-dependent thiol peroxidase is translated as MDLKVGDKAPEFKLKDSFEKEVSLNDFKGKRIILYFYPKDNTPGCTKEACNFKENWDLLQKNNIVVLGISKDNAASHQKFIEKFKLPFILLTDPEPFKVSSDYESYGLKKFMGKEYMGMMRNTFLIDADGNIEKIYLKVKAAIMADHIIADLGLK